The Microcoleus sp. FACHB-672 sequence CTAAACTTCCTCAGCAGAGTGCCGGTGAAACTGTCAAATAAATAAACAGCATCACTTGCCGATCCAATCAGCACCTCGTTGCCCGCACCTACAACAGTTGAACCAAAACTCTTAGCCCCGTCAGGGTTTTGGAAAGTCACTTTCGGAGTAGACTTTGCCTCATCATCCACAATTTCCAGAACCGCTGTATTTTGTTCAACAAACGCATTGCCGGTTAGCCTGTCTAAGCTCAAGTTAACCGTTTCAGTAATTTCGGGCAAGGTATCATTAACAATCGGAATCGTCACGGTTTTAGGTGCGGCGTCCCCATCTGCAAAATTAACCGTTATCGGCGTCGCATTATAATCTGCCGGCGCAGTTGCAGTTCCATCGCTTAGCGTCACAACTGCACTCGCTGCCCCACTACTGCCGCCGGTGCGAGTCACCGTCACCGCAGCAATCGCGGTTCCATTCTCATTAACCTGGAACCTGACATTACTAAACGCTAAAGTGCCAGGATTTGAAAAATCAGAACTGTTGATCTGGTTACTGCTAACCCCTTGTAATACCGCTAATATCTCTTGTGAGAAAACATTTTGTATAACCGTGCTGCCGGCATATTCAGCGATGCCTTGACTGATGCTGAGATCCTCATATCTGACATTTCCTTCTAACCCAATAAAATCAACCCCATTCACAAAATCGGTAATAAAATCCGCCTCAGCAATCGTTGCCCCGCCAACCCCTTGCCGCAGGAAAAAGTAATCCGTTCCATCCCCGCCGGTTAAGGTATCACTGCCCAGATCGCCAAACAAAAGATCGTCATCGGCATCCCCAAATAGCCGGTCATTGCCTTGCCCGCCTCGCACGATATCTTTGCCTGAAGCGCCCTCAACCGTATCGTTCCCCAAGTTGCCATTGAGATAATCATCCCCATCTTCACCAAACAGCCGATCCTCGTCTCTGCCTCCCAGTAAGGTTTCATTACCTCCACTGCCTTGGAGAGTATCGCTGCCCATGTTGCCAAATATCAAGTCATTTCCTTCATTGCCGATGAGCCAGTCATTATCTTCATTGCCGATGATAATATCGTTGCCCAACCCGCCATCAATGGTGTCACTACCTTCGTTACCAAAGAGGGTGTCATTTCCTGCTTCGCCTGTCACGCCGTCATTATCTTCACCGGCATCTACCTGATCGTCACCGTCACCTGCTTCAATCAGATCGGCACCGATATTGCCGTCGAAATAATCATTTCCTGCTAATCCACGCAAGGTGTCATTGCCACCTAAGCCTAGGGTAATGTCGTTTTCTGGCAATCCTACAATCAGATCGCTCTCAAAAGTGCCGGTAAAGTTGGCCATGATGGAAGTTCCTCGCTACTGCTGAATGTATTCGACCTGTCTAATTGTGTGGGTATGGGCCAGGATTTAGGGTGGGCTTGAAGTTTCCTGGTCGATTTTTTTTTGTTGTGATGCCCTCTCAAGTGGCAAGTTTGGAGGCAACTTGATGATATTAACAGATAGGGGGCATGGCGCTAAGCTAAGGAAACCAGAACGGTAAGGATATGGGATCGAAAGGTTTTGCTTTTATTGAGTTCAACTTAGTTAGCGCAAATGAATCCTACGATTCAGAGGTAGAATTGTTGTGAGTTTTTAATAGGATTCTCTCAGTGAAAATTTGAAAATCCTAAAATTTCTATCTTTAAAAAATGAATTTAGCGTCTAGACACTAAAAAATATAATTTTGGTCAATAGCCAATTAGGAGTGAAGCAGCACAAAAAAAGAGAGGGAAGCACTTTTATACTTCCCTCTCTTTTTTCAATTCATTCTAATTGGACTGCAAGCGTTAGAACTAATTATTCTTGCTAGCCTTTCTGTTTTTGCGCCATTTCATCAAAGCGGCCAAACCTAATGCTGAACCGGCCATTGTGGCGGGTTCGGGAACTTGCTCAGCTTCTCCACCCGGTCCTGGGTTGGAAGGTGCGGGAGTTCCGGAAGGCTCACCAGGTACGACAGGTGCTGCAGGAGTTTCAGCAACAGGTGCCGGGGCTGTCGGGGCTGCAGGAGTTTCAGCAACAGGTGCCGGGGCTGTCGGGGCTGTAGGAGTTTCAGCAACAGGTGCCGGGGCTGTCGGGGCTACAGGAGTTTCAGCAACAGGTGCCGGGGCTGTCGGGGCTGTAGGAGTTTCAGCAACAGGTGCCGGGGCTGTCGGGGCTACAGGAGCTTCAGCCGCCGGTGCCGGGGCTGCGGGAGCGCTGGGGCTACTGGGTGGAGTGGCGGCTACGATCACTGGAGCTGTACCGGCAGTTTTGCTGCTGAGATCGCGATTCTTGCCGATTCCCACACTCATCAGGCGAGCGCCAATGGTTGTAGAAGAAAAGGCACTCAGGGTCAAACCAGTACCAGAAATCGTAAATTTAGTGCTTTGATAGTCGTCACCCTTAGCGATTCCTTGCTTTCCAACTTCTACGCCGGCATTAAAGTCTAGCTTTGTGCCTTCCAAGCCAGCGCTGTTGCCAAAGGCGCTGAAATCACCATTTGTAGAGATATGGCTGAGTGGGCCACCGGCAATAGGTGTAATTGCGAGTCCGCTAACCCCAGGGAGGTTGAAATAAACACCCCGGAGGTCGCCGGTATAGCCGGTTTTACCAGATACAACGTTGACTGTGGCGGTAATTTTTCCAGGGTTGCTGGTATCGTCTAGGGTTACGCTAACTGTGGGGTAGTCGGCAGTATTAGTATTTGTCTTATCGGTAAGGTTGACTGTAACAGTCTCAGCAGATGCCGGCAGGGCCATTAAACCAGCAGAGGCGCTCAACAAACCAACGGCCAATAAGCTAGACTTCGATGCAAAAAATTTAGTGACTTTCATTGTATTGAACCTCTGTGACTTAGTAGGGTGGAATTTCAAAAACTGAGCGGTTGAGAGCGGTAGATGCAAGAGCTTGAGTTAATAAAAGCAAGTCGAAAATATTTTTTCTGACTTTACTAGCAGTTTCTAAACAAGGCGGGTAGATGTCCTGACTTTTCTTAAGAATTCCTAAAACAAGGTGGTTAGATGTCTTTTAAAGGATTGTTTAGCTTGTGGGCGTCGCGTTCCTTTGCTTTCTCTTGTTAAATTTATATTGACACTTGTTGTTGGGAACTGACAAGAGCTAATCGCCATCTTTAATCAAACAATATATTTCTTGATATCTGATTGAAGATTGATTTAAAAAGAAAAAAATCCGTAGTATTACTGTGGTAACTAATAATTAAAAGTCAATAAAGCAAAAGTTTAAGGTTTAATTTATTGATTTGTACGGATCAATGTTTGAAAAAACTTTGAAAAGGGCAGGAGAAAAACTCGGTATTTTGTAGGTTGGATAAAGCCTAGGGGGCGAAACCCCCCGCTACTTATACAGTCTCCGCGCCGGCAGAGGCTAAAAGGCTTTGCCGGCAAGGCATTAATAAGCCGGCCCAACTGAAGTAGGAGTTGTGCCAGAATATTTAGAAACTTAACAATGACCTGTGACAAACACGTAAGTAAAGGCAACGGCAGAGGCAGGCCAATCGGCTGAATACCCCAGTTACAGGTCGCCGGTTGTACAGATTTCTCTTTTCAAACTTGAGATGAGTCTGCCGACTGGGGTGCCGGTTGAGACAGAGTTCTCGCTAGGGTATGCAACTCTAGCCACCACTGTTCTTTAGGTCGCTGGTGATCTTTGTCCACCATGCGGGGAAGATCGCCCAGGTCAAAGAACTTTATTTGCCCCGCCTGTAAGCCGATGAAAGCACTCATCGGCGATGCTTTTTGAGCTTGTTCGAGCAGGAAATCAAGACCTTTTGCGGCAAAGCGGGTCGCTTGGATGCGATCAAATGGAGAGGGATCGCCACCCTGTTGCAGGTGTCCTAAAATCGCTTGACGGACTTGAAAGAGCTGCCGGCCTTCTTCTTCAAATAGGGCGCAGATAAAATCTGAGGTGTACACTGTATGAGCATTTTCATTACAGATAATTAATCCCACCCGTTTGCCTTGCTTAAACCCGTCTATTAGATTAGTTAAGTCTTGCTGCAAGTTACTCAGGCTCACGCCCTCTTCGTGAAGGTAAATTCGTTCAGCGCCGGTGGCTAAACCGCTCATTAGGGCTAAATAACCGCAGTAGCGCCCCATAACTTTCACGATAAAGCAACGGTTGGAAGCAACGGCAGACTGCTTAATTTTATCGACCGCTTGAATAATATTGTTCAAAGCCGTATCTGCACCAATGCTCAGTTCGCAGCCGGGGAGATTATTATTGATGCCGGCCGGCAGGCACAAAATAGGAATGTTGAACGCCGAAAAGGTATCTCGCTGAGCGTAAAGCTGGTAAGCTGCCTCGTAACCGCTCCAGCCGCCGATGATCAATAATGCTTGAATATTTTGCGCTTCGATGTGCCGTGCGATCTCGTAGAAATCTTTAGTTTGAGGAATTTTTCGGCTGGTTCCCAATTCAGAACCGCCGGTTGTGGCCCAACCCCGGACGCTTAGCCAATCTAATTCTTTTATACTGCCGTCAATCAGTCCTCGGAAGCCGTGTTCGACTCCCAGCATGGTTTGCCCTTTGTCAATTCCCAACCTGACAGCAGCCCGAACTGCGGTGTTCATTCCGGGTGCTGCTGCGCCACAGTTGAGGACGGCTATCCGCAAGGGTGAATGGGAAAGGCTATTTTCTTCGGTATTTCTTTCCTGGGAAGGCGAAGCCTGCATTAAAGTGTGCAGCGTGTGAAAAGCTTCTTTAAAGCTGCTGCCGCGCAGATCCATTGCTTTTTCGTAGTCGCCGGCTGCGATCGCCTCGGCAACTGCGTGGGTTTGCTCGACACAGTGCATTAAAGGCGGACGGGTGATGCGGTTGCCTCGCATTCCAATCAACACCGGCTCACTTGCCGGCGTGGCAGACAGCAGTTCTTCAACAGCTGCATGACCTAATAAGGTGCTTAAATTGCGATCAAAGGCGCTGGGAGAGCCGCCGCGCTGTACGTGACCTAAAATTGTGACGCGGGTATCTTCATCGAGTCGTTCTTCTAGAACCCGTTTGACATCATCGCAGTGAATCGGGTGGCCCTGCCGGTCTTTTGCGCCTTCCGCCACAATCACAATGCTATCCCGACGCCCGGATTCACGACCGGCTTTCAGCACGGCGCACATCTGCTCTTCCCAATTGTCTGTTTCTGGGGGACATTCTGGAATCAACACCCAATCCGCGCCGGTTGCCAGTGCCCCCATTAGTGCTAAATAACCGCAGTGACGCCCCATCACTTCCACAACAAAGGTGCGCTGATGGCTGGCAGCTGTTGAAGAAATGGCGTCAACGGCTTCGGTGAGCCGGTGTAGCGCCGTATCCGTGCCGATCGTCATATCGCTGCCATACATATCGTTATCGATAGAAGCCGGCAGTCCGACAATTGCTAAGTAAGGATGTTGATCCGCCAGTTGCCGGTCGATTTCGCCAAGCTCTACCAATTCTGCCAGTAATTCCGGCCATTCTGCTCGGAACGTATCTGCGCCGGTGAGGCTGCCATCGCCTCCAATCACGACTAAGCTGTCAATCCCGTTTTGTAAAAGATTTCGAGCCGCCACCCGACGTCCTTCTCTGCTGCGAAATTCCAGGCAGCGTGCTGTGCCGATGATCGTGCCGCCTCGATGCAAGATGCCGCCCACGTCGTCCCAGTTGAGTTGACGGATACAGGGGCGAATGTTACGAGATGGGCTTGCGGCTGTTTCAGAGATACGGCATTCGCTCCCATCCACCATGCCTTGGTAGCCTTCGTAGATTGCATATACTTCAACACCTTTCGCCAGTGCTGAACGAACCACTGCCCGCACGGCAGCGTTCATTCCAGGCGAGTCGCCACCACTCGTTAAGACACCAAGTCGCTTTTTAGGCATAGACATATAAGGACTCTCCGCACAATCGGCACAGGCACCGCAGAACTCAATCAGGAGTATATCGTAATAGCTTCATTTAGTTGGTAGCTAACTTAGCGACTGCTTATAGATAGTTACAATAGGACTGGTAAGTTGCTGGCTTCCTAAGAAAAGTGTCCCTCTGCAATAGTTAAGCTCACCTGCCGGTGGGCTTTTTTTATGTTTGGATTATTTGATGGTTTGAAAAATCAAAAGTGAATAAAATTTTATTAAAAACAAGTGCCGACTATGAGATATTGATAACCAGCATTAATTAAATAAATTCGCGTTTGCAAGTCACTAGAAATTGTCAGCATCAGAACTGCTGAGAGCAATACCTAGCTTCTTACAGTTCTGGAAATGTTCAGGTTGAATAAAACTTGGACATTTATGCTATGTTGACTATAATGCCATCTTGAACTCATAAGTTGATATGCCACTTGAGATAACAATTAAGAACTATCGGTGCTTCTCTGATTCTAATCCGGCTCGTTTTATTATTCAAAAAGGTTTCACGGCTTTTATAGGAGTAAACAACTCAGGAAAGTCTTCTCTACTTAAGTTTTTCTATGAGTTTCGCTCTCTCTTTACTTCTGTTGCAGACCCCAGCAGCTTTCAGAATGCCATATACGGAACCATGCAAAGCTTCTCTTTTCCTAGAGAAGTTTTAGATATGCAAGAAGTTTTCTGTAACGTTAATGAGCGCCCACTAACAATTCAAGTGATTTTTTTTAGTGAAGATGGTGCTGTAGAGAAAGATAATCTACCAATAGCTGAAAAAATAGTCTTCACCATTCCAAGAAATAATACTTACACTGCCCAACTTTATTCAGCCAACAAAATTTTGCCTTCTTCAGCTAAGCACAGATTAAATCACATGGTATGGATGGAAGAGAATAGGCCTTTAGCAGAGGATACGCCTTTAGCAAATGTATCCGATCTTATTAAAAGTCTGAGAGATTTAGGTAATACTCTCTATATAGGCCCCTTTAGAAATGTTCTTAGTCTTATTGCCGGCTCTCAAACTACTTTAGGATACTTAGATTATTTTGATATTAAAGTAGGGCAAGCTTTTATTCAACAGTGGCGGTGGTTAAAAACAGGACCTGACAGAAAATTCAATTCAATAAGTATGGAAATTACAAATTTTCTTCAAGATTTCTTTAAATATAAAAAAGTAGAAATTAATGCATCTAATGATGATCAAACACTGAAATTTTTTATAGATGAAAAACCCTACACAATTTCAGAGCTAGGCTCCGGACTATCCCAATTCTTTTTGGTTCTTGCTAATGCAGCTATAAAAGAGCCATCTTATATTCTTATCGATGAACCTGAACTTAATCTTCATCCCTCGCTCCAATTAGACTTTCTAACGACTCTGGGTCAATATGCTAGCCAAGGAGTTTTCTTTGCGACGCACAGCATTGGGCTAGCCAGAGCTAGTGCCGAGCGAATTTATACAGTTCGTAAGGGTGATGAGAGCAGCGAGGTTATTGAGTACGAAAAAAGTCCGAGCTTGGTAGAGTTCTTGGGAGAGCTTAGCTTCTCCACTTATAGAGAGTTTGGTTTTGATAAAGTTTTGATGGTTGAAGGCCGAACTGAGATTAAAACAATGCAGCAGTTCCTACGCAAATATGGAAAAGATCATGAAATTTTAATTTTATCGTTGGGTGGAAGCAGTTTTATTACCCCGGACTCTCAATCTGAACTTGAGGAAGTTAAACGTATTTCTGAAAATATTTTCGTTCTAATTGATAGTGAAAAAAAATCTATGGACGCTCCCTTAGAACTAAAAAGACAAGATTTTTTGGAAATGTGCCAAGAAATCGAAATTAACTGCCATGTGCTTGAGCGCCGAGCTACTGAAAACTACTTTACAGATAGGGCTATTAAGCAAGTTAAAGGAGAGAAATATGGGGTTCTGGGTCCCTACGATAAACTGGAAAACGCACCACATGGCTGGAAAAAAGCAGAGAATTGGCGGATAGCGCAAGAGATGAGCAAAGAGGAATTAGAAGCAACCGACCTGGGTAAATTTATAAAAAATTTGTGTGGAATAGAGTCAACGACAAACTGAAACCGGGACGAATGCCAAAATCGCGCCTTGATCAGGTTAAATTACCCTTGTTCATTCATGCTGGAAGAAATCGGCATTCCTTAGAAACCTTAACGGACACATTAATTCGAGTCAACCGGCCCTCCTCATAACAGACATCAATTCCCGAATGCCGGCCTCCCCCAATCAAAATTTATCGAAGAGATTGCTTAAACAGACTTTAAATGATCTAAATCTAATAAAGTGAAAGGAAGCGTTCTACCCAATCACCTTCACCGTGTCCTTACTTACTACAGTTCCTTTGCTAGCATCTGACCCTCAATTGTGGCTTCAAATGACCGTCGTTGGAGTCTGGATGGGAGGGGTGTTGTTGTTGGCGGAGTCGTTAAACCGCTTTGCCTCTGTAGATTCAGAAATTACCCGAAAAATTGTTCACATTGGCACCGGCAACGTTATCTTACTGGCGTGGTGGTTGCAGATCCCGGCATGGGTTGGGATTACAGCAGCAGTTTTAGCTAGTGCGATCGCCCTTTTATCCTACCGGCTTCCTATCCTCCCTGGCGTCAACAGCGTTGGCCGGCTCAGCTTTGGCACATTATTCTACGCCATCAGTATTGGCGTTTTAGTTGCGTGGTTCTGGCCGCTACAACAACCCCAGTATGCCGCTTTGGGGATTTTGGTAATGACCTATGGCGATGGATTAGCCGCCATTATTGGCCAGAAATTTGGCAAACATCCTTACAAACTCTGGGGGATACAAAAAAGTTGGGAAGGATCTGTGACAATGGCACTCGTCAGCTATGTGGTTAGCTGCTTGATTTTGCTTGCAGTTCAAGGTGCTATATGGCCCACTTGGTTAGTGCCGGCAGTCATTGCGATCTCGGCTACCAGCTTAGAAGCTTTCTCTAAATATGGCATTGACAACCTTACTGTTCCTATCGGCAGCGCCGCTGTTGCCTTTTTCTTAAATCAATTCCTGCTGTCAATTCTTTTGTGAGTGAATCAACTCAATAAAAATCGGTGGGGACAAATACTGTCTCCACCGATTTTTATGAAATCCACCAAACGATTGCGGTGACATGAGTTCGCCACAACACAAGTGATTAATACCTAAAGCCAAAATTATCTGTCCTTAACGCCTATTACTCCATCCACTGAGAACCTTCGTAAGGATCTCCATCAAACGGTTGAACACCGACCATTGGATACGCATCATCACTGGGGCTGAAGATGCGAGCAACCGCAGCAAAAATATACTGCATGGCACTAGAAAGCGATTGAGAAATATTCATAAACCCTCCGCTGGGATCAATGAGTTAACCATTTCAACTGGTCTATAAATAGTAGTGTAAGGGTTTAGAGAAGCCCTGCGTTAAACTCTCAATAATTTGATAAGATTCTCGTAAATTAACAACGGATCAATGATTAATTATTGATTTTTGTTGTTATTAATTAAGTTTTGTTGTAAAAGTTTAAAAACCTGTGTCTATTTTAATTTTTTGCAACAATCTGGGAGGAGTTTTGAGTTTTGAGGAATGAGTTTTGAGTCCCATGCCCTATGCCCCATGCCCATTTACTACTTAAAGTTCCAACCGGCAACAGCTAAGCAAGCCCAACCAATCATAAATGCAACTCCCCCTATCGGCGCAATTGCACCTAGCCAAGAAATGCCGGTGAAACTCAAGGTATATAAGCTGCCTGAAAACAAAGCAATGCCGGCAATAAACGCAAATCCAGCAACGACTAAGCTCGTTGGGGGTTCACCGGCACGACTCAACAGCACAGCCACCAACAGCAAGGCTAGGGCGTGATACATTTGGTAGCGAGCGCCGGTTTCAAAAATCGTTAGCGCTTGAGCGCTAAGTCTATCCTTCAAGGCATGAGCTGAAAACGCCCCAATTGCCACGGACAAGCCGGCTAAAATCGCCGCAATCACCATAAAAAGCCGAACAATCACGTCACTATCGCCTCAAAACTTGTTAATTTAAAAGTGCAAAGAAACATCGGGTTAAGCGAATTTAAAATAGTACCAATTAACCCGTTGCCACTTTTTTAATTCGCTTCATCATTGCTGCCGGCATCTTAGTATTGCTGAGATTCTAACCGGCTCTTTAAAGAACGGCTATCCCCCCAGCAGCACCCGATCATCGATTACCGGCGAGTCGCTTCCAGAATGCGCGAAAAGTAAAAACTTGTACTTGTCATTCCTTGCCGCTGAATTGAAAACCCGTTAGTTTCCAGAATTTTTACAACATCCGCTTCCCGATGCTGATAAGCGCGAGTTGCTTTACTCGGTCCTGGAAAAAACTCCCCAATTTTTTTTAGCATCGTCAGCGCTAAAGTTTTCGGCGCAAAACTAAGAATCAACCGAGATTCTGCCAAAGAACAAAGGTGAGCAATCATCTCCCCTGCCTTTTCTTGCGGATAGTGAATCAACACATCCAAGCAAATAACCGTATGATATTGCCCACTCAAACTTTCTAAATCCTGCGCTGTAAAGGCAAGATTATTCATTTGAGGCATTACAGCCTCAGCTCTTTCATAAGCTTCTCTCACCATTTTTTCAGAAATATCGCTGCCGTAAACCCTCGCGCCGGCTTGTGCGAGTGGAATGCTGAGACTGCCTACTCCGCAGCCGGCGTCACACACCGACAACCCAGGCAAATTGCCATCAGCACTCAGCCAGCTAATCACAGTATCAACTGTGCGCTGATGTCCCTCGCGGATGTCACGCTGGACTTTATTAACCTCGCCATCGCCATAGATTCGCCGCCAGCGATCAAAGCCGGTGGCATTGAAATATTCTTTAACAACGGTCTTATCATCCACTGCGTTCATCTACTTTTTTGATTCCCAATAGCTCTCACCCGTTAAATCTTATTGCTTAACTGCCCTTTGAAGCTAGCCGGCAGCGCAGATCTGTAACCAAGCCAAAATCAATGGGTATCCTCCCTATGCAGTGAGAACCCCTTCTTGACAAAGATACATTCTAAATGATATATCACAGCTATCTAGGTGTGGGATTTTCCCTAACGACTTGTTTAAAACAGAAAGCGATAGAGCGAAATAACCCGAACTCATGCCAAGCCGTAGAGATAGAAAACTTGGCATAAGTTAAAGCATCAAAGCACAGCCACAGGCTTATCATGAAGCACATCTTCGCTAATGTAAACCGAGGCATAATTCTTCGCACGTTGGCAAGACTTGCGCTGATAGGATCAGCAACTTTTGGTTTGGCAACCGTCTTGAACTGGGGAAGATATAACGGTTATTGGAATGGAACCCATTACCGAAGCCAGACTACAGATTTCAAGATTTTAGCGCGTCAACTTCCGGCTAATTTATGGGCTGCTTTACTGTCAAGAAATGAATCAGAGATTGGGGGAGCCGGCAACAGCAATAAGGGAAAACTAGGCATTCTAGTAACCAACTGCAAACTCGAAAGAAAAGATTGCCCCGCTCAACAAATTATTTATGCTTCCCCTTCATATTTTGTAACCCAAAAGCCGATAGAAGTCGCAGATTTATCCAGTTACCCTTACGCTTTGCTGCGAAACCCCACACCTCTGCTAGCGGGAAGAGAATCTGCCCCTAAAAAAGATGCAAATATAGAAGCCGGTAGTCGAGAACAAATCGGTGAAATTATCGGGCGCGTGTACTATTTTCGAGAAAATCCCCCAAGCTTTTTTGCTAACTACACAAGCTGGTTATTTCAACCGTGGAATCTTAGCGGTATTTATAAATATTACTCCTTAACAGTCGGCTTACTGCTAGCCAGTGGGATTGCCTGCTGGGCAATTATTGAAACAATTCTCTGCCGCAAGCGCCGACAGCAAAAACGAGTACAAGATGAACTCAACCGGGTGCA is a genomic window containing:
- a CDS encoding ATP-dependent nuclease, which translates into the protein MPLEITIKNYRCFSDSNPARFIIQKGFTAFIGVNNSGKSSLLKFFYEFRSLFTSVADPSSFQNAIYGTMQSFSFPREVLDMQEVFCNVNERPLTIQVIFFSEDGAVEKDNLPIAEKIVFTIPRNNTYTAQLYSANKILPSSAKHRLNHMVWMEENRPLAEDTPLANVSDLIKSLRDLGNTLYIGPFRNVLSLIAGSQTTLGYLDYFDIKVGQAFIQQWRWLKTGPDRKFNSISMEITNFLQDFFKYKKVEINASNDDQTLKFFIDEKPYTISELGSGLSQFFLVLANAAIKEPSYILIDEPELNLHPSLQLDFLTTLGQYASQGVFFATHSIGLARASAERIYTVRKGDESSEVIEYEKSPSLVEFLGELSFSTYREFGFDKVLMVEGRTEIKTMQQFLRKYGKDHEILILSLGGSSFITPDSQSELEEVKRISENIFVLIDSEKKSMDAPLELKRQDFLEMCQEIEINCHVLERRATENYFTDRAIKQVKGEKYGVLGPYDKLENAPHGWKKAENWRIAQEMSKEELEATDLGKFIKNLCGIESTTN
- a CDS encoding diacylglycerol/polyprenol kinase family protein, with product MTVVGVWMGGVLLLAESLNRFASVDSEITRKIVHIGTGNVILLAWWLQIPAWVGITAAVLASAIALLSYRLPILPGVNSVGRLSFGTLFYAISIGVLVAWFWPLQQPQYAALGILVMTYGDGLAAIIGQKFGKHPYKLWGIQKSWEGSVTMALVSYVVSCLILLAVQGAIWPTWLVPAVIAISATSLEAFSKYGIDNLTVPIGSAAVAFFLNQFLLSILL
- a CDS encoding Calx-beta domain-containing protein → MANFTGTFESDLIVGLPENDITLGLGGNDTLRGLAGNDYFDGNIGADLIEAGDGDDQVDAGEDNDGVTGEAGNDTLFGNEGSDTIDGGLGNDIIIGNEDNDWLIGNEGNDLIFGNMGSDTLQGSGGNETLLGGRDEDRLFGEDGDDYLNGNLGNDTVEGASGKDIVRGGQGNDRLFGDADDDLLFGDLGSDTLTGGDGTDYFFLRQGVGGATIAEADFITDFVNGVDFIGLEGNVRYEDLSISQGIAEYAGSTVIQNVFSQEILAVLQGVSSNQINSSDFSNPGTLAFSNVRFQVNENGTAIAAVTVTRTGGSSGAASAVVTLSDGTATAPADYNATPITVNFADGDAAPKTVTIPIVNDTLPEITETVNLSLDRLTGNAFVEQNTAVLEIVDDEAKSTPKVTFQNPDGAKSFGSTVVGAGNEVLIGSASDAVYLFDSFTGTLLRKFSLPNQNQGQSFYRTDAIATLGNNVLIGAPFDDSAGTDAGAVYLFDRNTGAVLRTFLNPTPNAGDGFGASITTAGNNVVISAGGDDTAGENKGAVYLFDGNTGALLQTFLSPNPSQSLIGSSIAGIGNNVLVDASSFDPVTGNTTTGILYLFDGATGEVLRTFVNPVPLKSDRFGNEVDVIGNNILTIGSEFVGTAGQEVVYQIDSAVGNFVQTYRSPRPGQFIEFGNSITPVGNNILLGAPSEDVVRFDAGAAYLYNGTTGALTDTFISPRPSEDNNFGMSAAATNNGIVIGSDNGAYLF
- the bchM gene encoding magnesium protoporphyrin IX methyltransferase, translating into MNAVDDKTVVKEYFNATGFDRWRRIYGDGEVNKVQRDIREGHQRTVDTVISWLSADGNLPGLSVCDAGCGVGSLSIPLAQAGARVYGSDISEKMVREAYERAEAVMPQMNNLAFTAQDLESLSGQYHTVICLDVLIHYPQEKAGEMIAHLCSLAESRLILSFAPKTLALTMLKKIGEFFPGPSKATRAYQHREADVVKILETNGFSIQRQGMTSTSFYFSRILEATRR
- a CDS encoding PEP-CTERM sorting domain-containing protein, which translates into the protein MKVTKFFASKSSLLAVGLLSASAGLMALPASAETVTVNLTDKTNTNTADYPTVSVTLDDTSNPGKITATVNVVSGKTGYTGDLRGVYFNLPGVSGLAITPIAGGPLSHISTNGDFSAFGNSAGLEGTKLDFNAGVEVGKQGIAKGDDYQSTKFTISGTGLTLSAFSSTTIGARLMSVGIGKNRDLSSKTAGTAPVIVAATPPSSPSAPAAPAPAAEAPVAPTAPAPVAETPTAPTAPAPVAETPVAPTAPAPVAETPTAPTAPAPVAETPAAPTAPAPVAETPAAPVVPGEPSGTPAPSNPGPGGEAEQVPEPATMAGSALGLAALMKWRKNRKASKNN
- a CDS encoding 6-phosphofructokinase yields the protein MSMPKKRLGVLTSGGDSPGMNAAVRAVVRSALAKGVEVYAIYEGYQGMVDGSECRISETAASPSRNIRPCIRQLNWDDVGGILHRGGTIIGTARCLEFRSREGRRVAARNLLQNGIDSLVVIGGDGSLTGADTFRAEWPELLAELVELGEIDRQLADQHPYLAIVGLPASIDNDMYGSDMTIGTDTALHRLTEAVDAISSTAASHQRTFVVEVMGRHCGYLALMGALATGADWVLIPECPPETDNWEEQMCAVLKAGRESGRRDSIVIVAEGAKDRQGHPIHCDDVKRVLEERLDEDTRVTILGHVQRGGSPSAFDRNLSTLLGHAAVEELLSATPASEPVLIGMRGNRITRPPLMHCVEQTHAVAEAIAAGDYEKAMDLRGSSFKEAFHTLHTLMQASPSQERNTEENSLSHSPLRIAVLNCGAAAPGMNTAVRAAVRLGIDKGQTMLGVEHGFRGLIDGSIKELDWLSVRGWATTGGSELGTSRKIPQTKDFYEIARHIEAQNIQALLIIGGWSGYEAAYQLYAQRDTFSAFNIPILCLPAGINNNLPGCELSIGADTALNNIIQAVDKIKQSAVASNRCFIVKVMGRYCGYLALMSGLATGAERIYLHEEGVSLSNLQQDLTNLIDGFKQGKRVGLIICNENAHTVYTSDFICALFEEEGRQLFQVRQAILGHLQQGGDPSPFDRIQATRFAAKGLDFLLEQAQKASPMSAFIGLQAGQIKFFDLGDLPRMVDKDHQRPKEQWWLELHTLARTLSQPAPQSADSSQV
- a CDS encoding DUF423 domain-containing protein; amino-acid sequence: MVRLFMVIAAILAGLSVAIGAFSAHALKDRLSAQALTIFETGARYQMYHALALLLVAVLLSRAGEPPTSLVVAGFAFIAGIALFSGSLYTLSFTGISWLGAIAPIGGVAFMIGWACLAVAGWNFK